From a single Mycosarcoma maydis chromosome 14, whole genome shotgun sequence genomic region:
- a CDS encoding uncharacterized protein (related to blue-light-inducible Bli-3 protein) produces the protein MSTNTQTHDPTAQGAHSKGHDLTPQQKIDTLLEITKHIGTGMLTSRSVDGKLASRAMAPATTEGLVFSFYINTESGKTDDIEVDPQVNVAYFDPKTTDWVSISGKAVLNKDQSKIKKHWSSSLKAWFDDKKDGKHTGDHNDPRVVLLDVHPDEIRIFKADGKLSAWAQTAKAAISGHAASPGKLVIITSQEIQLASSVHKPL, from the coding sequence ATGTCGACCAACACACAGACTCATGACCCCACCGCCCAGGGCGCCCACTCCAAGGGCCACGATCTCACGCCTCAGCAAAAGATCGACacgttgctcgagatcACCAAGCACATTGGCACCGGTATGCTCACGTCGCGCTCTGTTGacggcaagctcgcctCTCGCGCCATGGCACCCGCCACCACCGAGGGCCTCGTCTTCTCCTTCTACATCAACACAGAATCGGGCAAGACGGACGACATTGAGGTGGACCCTCAAGTTAACGTCGCCTATTTTGACCCCAAGACCACCGACTGGGTCTCGATCTCAGGCAAGGCGGTGCTCAACAAGGACCagagcaagatcaagaagcaCTGGTCCAGCTCTCTCAAGGCATGGttcgacgacaagaaggacggCAAGCACACTGGTGACCACAACGACCCTCGTGTCGTGCTTCTCGATGTACACCCAGACGAAATCCGCATCTTCAAGGCGGATGGAAAGCTCAGCGCTTGGGCTCAGACCGCAAAGGCGGCCATCAGCGGCCATGCTGCTAGCCCTGGaaagctcgtcatcatcaccagCCAGGAGATCCAGCTGGCTTCCAGCGTGCACAAGCCTCTGTAA
- a CDS encoding uncharacterized protein (related to SPA2 protein) translates to MPMQAPPQPPHHHFNSNPMSAINARQSQGARYPPSSVASAASAVGFYPAINAVGASSDAYPSSQLPTSPQATMSPPNAAPAIQLLDAPLSSPQDASFASASSSSQPSGSRFRRARPDTEEIKRVGRSHYVELLSFLRSHLAKVEQTAPRSNAREKLTRLSKQQFTELSTDVYDELMRRQNNAKNGNSQPFLAVRDEFHPKRNQARQKLATLPKNRFKDLASDVFFELERRFPELKQEFRPDAIAREKQREQLMRQQAEAALQRNDSMAQPQPSTSDRIVPAKSTLVEEDIAVPYSANASKRSNRSNDNDALSERVSSPLRDSSGSNGVNGIADNRSTMYSQASSLGTGFYNGYAGSVAPASVASPNLARSSAFESSLDASSSAATEKMRSDYELRIAKLQQQLSSLESQMAEAAPRARKADELAGRNEELDRQLNQLRAELEQVKQKHQEERELHRTRITHKDSELDGLKSQLNQKAATDGAADFEALQKQHAQQNQVVTELKQEVSNLLDELRELSARTDEMQADRDNDLVVIKDLNAQMAHYKRLYETAKTELRNLKATSQLYVQPPKADDFLPASDKGAIADVNLTAFQSSIDDLLAAARSKTPSNVLLSMKEVVLATTLVTDDVAKHEQVAANLAELSAEEQEQLMALKSKCSATLNNLMTACRNHASSHGLSPVSLLDAAASHVSATIVDLVKLLKVRKASKVETDEFQAKFGHEAAATRLKPLHINAQAANREAGATLSPNTANTYSFASLNPSSAAGDDRFSPRIRNSPTMGRYSPIGYKAEAIRKDSGGEHQWRSRATSISSSVGSAHAGAHASTLNASTMPEMPTLDGAKRFASEVAVTAAAATAADGVLVPSGTMSPSPHSSDDQVTRSETYDSLQTVTSASGSGFGSQNGEENWSELRNYIEVQTEAIVHSIQALLSAIREGAQGVQLSENLTQITTIVSSIVAISKGNVPAKSKAEGERILDELTDNCEKLSEMQSQDRFDKSTKSSMASASYGVAKGLKALNALFNDADVSH, encoded by the coding sequence ATGCCCATGCAAGCACCACCTCAGCCACCGCATCATCACTTCAACTCGAACCCAATGTCAGCCATCAATGCTCGACAGTCGCAAGGTGCAAGGTATCCTCCATCCTCAGTTGCTTCCGCCGCTTCCGCCGTAGGCTTCTATCCCGCCATCAATGCTGTTGGCGCATCATCCGACGCATACCCTTCATCGCAGCTGCCCACCTCACCGCAAGCTACCATGTCACCACCCAACGCGGCTCCCGCGATTCAGCTGCTAGATGCTCCCCTCTCGAGCCCACAAGATGCTTCGTTTGCCTCtgcatccagctcgtctcAGCCATCTGGTTCGCGCTTTCGCCGTGCAAGGCCTGATACCGAGGAAATCAAACGCGTCGGCCGTTCGCACTacgttgagctgctcagcttcctACGCAGCCACCTCGCCAAAGTAGAGCAGACCGCTCCGCGTTCCAATGCCCGCGAAAAACTCACTCGTctcagcaagcagcagtTTACCGAACTCTCCACCGACGTCTACGATGAGCTCATGCGACGCCAGAACAACGCCAAAAATGGCAACAGCCAGCCATTCCTCGCCGTTCGTGACGAATTCCATCCCAAACGCAATCAGGCCAGGCAGAAGCTTGCCACGTTGCCCAAAAACCGCTTCAAGGACCTTGCCTCGGACGTGTTTTTCGAGCTGGAACGCAGATTCCCCGAACTCAAGCAAGAGTTTCGTCCAGACGCTATCGCACGCGAAAAGCAGCGCGAGCAACTCATGCGCCAGCAGGCAGAAGCCGCCTTGCAACGCAACGACTCGATGGCTCAACCCCAGCCGTCCACCTCGGATCGCATCGTACCCGCAAAGAGCACACTTGTCGAGGAAGACATTGCAGTGCCCTATTCGGCCAACGCCTCCAAGAGAAGCAACCgcagcaacgacaacgaTGCGCTTTCCGAGCGTGTCTCTTCGCCCTTGCGTGATTCCAGCGGCTCAAACGGCGTCAACGGCATAGCTGACAACCGTAGCACCATGTacagccaagcaagcagTTTGGGCACCGGCTTCTACAATGGCTACGCAGGCAGCGTCGCCCCAGCAAGCGTCGCCAGTCCCAACCTGGCTCGAAGCAGCGCGTTTGAGTCGTCGTTGGAtgccagctcgtcggctgCCACGGAAAAGATGCGATCCGACTACGAGCTTCGCATCGCCAAGctacagcagcagctcagctcgctcgaatcgcaaatGGCCGAGGCCGCGCCGCGAGCGCGCAAggccgacgagcttgctggTCGTAACGAAGAGCTCGACCGGCAGCTCAACCAGCTGCGAGCCGAACTCGAACAAGTCAAGCAGAAGCATCAAGAGGAGCGCGAATTGCATCGCACCAGGATCACCCACAAGGACTCGGAGCTGGACGGCTTGAAGAGCCAATTGAACCAAAAAGCGGCAACGGACGGCGCAGCCGATTTCGAAGCGTTGCAAAAGCAACACGCGCAGCAAAACCAGGTGGTCACCGAACTCAAACAAGAAGTGAGCAACCTGCTGGATGAGCTTCGTGAGCTTTCGGCACGCACCGACGAAATGCAGGCCGATCGTGATAACGACTTGGTCGTCATCAAAGACCTCAACGCGCAGATGGCGCATTACAAGCGTCTCTACGAGACGGCCAAGACGGAGCTGCGCAATCTCAAAGCGACCTCGCAACTCTACGTACAGCCGCCCAAGGCCGACGACTTTTTGCCCGCTTCGGATAAGGGGGCGATCGCCGATGTCAACCTGACCGCCTTCCagagctcgatcgacgatctATTGGCGGCAGCTCGATCCAAGACGCCGAGCAatgtgctgctgtcgatgaAGGAGGTGGTGCTTGCGACGACGCTAGTGACCGACGACGTGGCCAAGCACGAACAGGTTGCAGCCAATCTGGCCGAGCTGTCGGCTGAAGAGCAGGAACAGCTGATGGCGCTCAAGTCCAAGTGCTCGGCCACGCTCAACAACCTAATGACGGCATGTCGCAACCACGCTTCTTCGCACGGCCTTTCGCCGGTCAGCTTGCTAGATGCGGCTGCGAGCCACGTGTCGGCAACCATTGTGGACCTGgtgaagctgctcaaggtgCGCAAGGCAAGCAAGGTCGAGACGGACGAGTTCCAGGCCAAGTTTGGACACGAGGCGGCAGCGACGCGTCTCAAGCCGCTGCACATTAATGCGCAGGCGGCCAACCGGGAAGCAGGCGCCACGTTGTCGCCCAACACGGCCAACACATACAGCTTTGCGAGCCTCAATccgagctcggcggcaGGCGATGACCGCTTCTCGCCGCGCATTCGCAACAGCCCAACCATGGGGCGCTACTCACCAATCGGGTACAAGGCCGAGGCGATTCGCAAAGACTCGGGCGGAGAACATCAGTGGCGGAGCCGCGcaacgtcgatctcgtcgtcggtgggTAGCGCACATGCAGGCGCTCACGCGAGCACGCTCAACGCGTCTACGATGCCCGAAATGCCCACGCTGGATGGTGCCAAGCGATTTGCAAGCGAGGTGGCGGtgacggcggcggcggcaacagcagccgACGGCGTTCTGGTGCCAAGTGGAACGATGTCGCCGTCACCACACTCAAGCGACGACCAAGTGACGAGGTCCGAGACGTACGACAGCCTCCAGACGGTGACATCGGCGAGCGGAAGCGGGTTTGGTAGTCAAAATGGCGAGGAGAACTGGTCGGAGCTGCGCAACTACATTGAAGTGCAAACCGAGGCAATCGTTCACTCGATCCAGGCGCTGCTATCAGCGATCCGAGAGGGAGCGCAGGGGGTGCAGCTGAGCGAGAACCTGACGCAGATTACGACGATCGTGTCATCGATCGTAGCTATCTCAAAGGGCAACGTACCtgccaagagcaaggcCGAGGGCGAGAGAATCCTGGACGAATTGACGGACAACTGCGAAaagctgagcgagatgcagagCCAGGATAGGTTTGACAAGAGTACCAAGTCGAGCATGGCGAGTGCGTCGTATGGCGTCGCAAAGGGGCTGAAGGCGCTCAATGCTTTGTTCAACGATGCCGATGTTTCGCACTAG
- a CDS encoding SAGA histone acetyltransferase complex subunit SPT7 (related to transcription regulator SPT7), whose product MKYLLQAIEAKRASVKLGDAELRQLLTEVCKGRDEREEFLESIDRIITELKNYTEHSTAFLSKVSKRDAPDYYDVIKHPMDLGTMQKKVKSGQYKNKKQFAHDLNLIWENCLLYNSDPTHPLRRNVAFMRKKADHLLEFISDKSDVKDALVQWGSTAPMTATVNVDGKVANVGTPQTGGAPKKSGEGKQQARKRTRKWDEVKFEDQEAFVRTPQNMLEFARIDARLNLVEANRVAGPSSRPMLMAPVEAMDRIKRDADEDPLSAVLGSIFAPLLGEKGKEKATPEPQSRTQSHSGSTPAPMGAAVQEITPLDASADWFTVTGSHQLMSGALPALPSSALIAPTVDQANTTRGKRRRKPFHLVPATRRKGLQGKIARNIRTLHKVQATHAKFQSLAHFVENEAPIPAYLTSMSSDEESDYPSEPEDCAHQPNGPFLRLRNPFSRMSAESARDHASYNVRLMLSHAGFEGGHRSAVDTLTDTLGEFLGNMGRMLRIYSDRYASTLSAEEMVLHTLQECGNASVASLENYIRNDVERYGSKMSDLLRKLRSSYREQFNLSTERGVVEDEMLFADNGEALIAGGFAEDLGDDYFGFRELGLDQELGMSGLTVPTRLFYGRGKAGAGGGGATGARVSGTKENVLPYPPPPEPIALVSAAISDQIGLLQSFYQDKLREHRQGCKNAQDQAAKPNNDDAKQLEQDEARSDRTETKADAVVLANTLADQEQEKQRYKVPPTGKMPRRLIWSASLERKQLADRKAADERLGSTNALTLGIGMSSGGAARTAGVPASTTKKDSKLTKKNAITA is encoded by the coding sequence ATGAAGTACCTCTTACAAGCGATCGAAGCCAAACGCGCTTCGGTCAAACTAGGCGATGCTGAACTTCGACAACTTCTCACCGAGGTCTGCAAGGGGCGCGATGAACGCGAAGAATTCCTGGAATCCATCGATCGAATCATCACCGAACTGAAAAACTACACGGAGCACTCGACCGCTTTCCTCTCCAAAGTGAGCAAACGCGATGCGCCCGACTACTACGATGTCATCAAGCACCCCATGGATCTCGGCACAATGCAGAAGAAGGTCAAGTCGGGACAGTACAAGAACAAGAAACAATTTGCCCACGATCTCAATCTGATCTGGGAGAATTGTTTGTTGTACAATTCGGACCCAACGCATCCGTTGAGGAGGAACGTAGCGTTTATGCGCAAGAAGGCCGATCACCTGCTAGAGTTCATCAGTGATAAAAGCGACGTCAAGGACGCGCTCGTCCAGTGGGGGAGCACCGCGCCCATGACAGCAACGGTGAACGTGGATGGCAAAGTGGCCAACGTTGGCACACCGCAAACAGGTGGCGCGCCGAAAAAGTCGGGAGAGGGAAAGCAACAAGCGCGCAAACGCACGAGGAAGTGGGATGAGGTCAAGTTTgaagatcaagaagcgTTTGTGAGAACGCCGCAGAACATGCTCGAGTTTGCGCGGATCGATGCGAGATTGAACCTGGTAGAGGCCAACCGAGTAGCAGGGCCGAGTTCAAGACCGATGCTAATGGCGCCAGTGGAAGCAATGGATCGCATCAAGAGGgacgccgacgaggatCCGCTCAGTGCCGTGCTTGGATCCATCTTTGCCCCTCTGCTGGGAGAAAAGGGCAAAGAAAAGGCGACGCCGGAACCACAATCTCGAACGCAGTCGCATTCAGGATCTACGCCTGCTCCGAtgggtgctgctgttcagGAGATTACGCCACTCGATGCCTCTGCGGACTGGTTTACCGTCACTGGATCTCATCAGCTCATGTCGGGCGCTCTTCCCGCTCTGCCGTCGTCAGCGCTGATTGCGCCCACGGTCGACCAAGCGAATACGACGAGAGGCAAAAGACGGCGGAAACCGTTTCATCTGGTTCCCGCTACACGGCGAAAGGGTCTGCAGGGCAAAATTGCACGCAACATTCGGACGCTGCACAAGGTGCAAGCCACGCATGCCAAGTTTCAGTCGCTAGCGCACTTTGTCGAGAACGAAGCGCCGATCCCGGCTTATTTAACATCCATGTCGTCCGATGAAGAATCCGACTATCCTTCCGAGCCTGAAGATTGCGCGCACCAACCGAACGGCCCATTCTTACGCTTACGCAACCCGTTCTCGCGCATGTCGGCCGAATCAGCGCGCGACCATGCCAGCTACAATGTGCGCTTGATGCTCTCACACGCCGGCTTTGAAGGCGGTCATCGCTCGGCCGTCGATACACTCACCGACACGCTGGGAGAGTTTTTGGGCAACATGGGACGCATGCTTCGCATCTACTCGGATCGGTATgcctcgacgctctcggcAGAAGAGATGGTGCTACATACGTTACAGGAATGTGGCAACGCATCGGTGGCTTCGCTGGAGAACTACATTCGAAACGACGTGGAACGGTACGGCTCCAAGATGTCGGATCTGCTGCGCAAGTTGAGAAGCAGCTATCGGGAGCAGTTTAATCTGTCGACGGAGCGCGGGGTGGTAGAAGATGAGATGTTGTTCGCCGACAATGGCGAGGCATTGATTGCGGGTGGATTTGCCGAGGATTTGGGCGACGACTACTTTGGATTCAGGGAACTGGGGTTGGATCAAGAGTTGGGCATGAGTGGGTTGACGGTGCCGACGAGGTTGTTTTACGGGAGAGGCAAAGCGGGTGCTGGAGGCGGAGGGGCGACGGGAGCCAGAGTGTCGGGGACCAAGGAGAACGTGTTACCGTATCCGCCGCCGCCCGAACCGATCGCGCTGGTCTCGGCGGCCATCAGCGATCAGATTGGGCTGCTGCAGTCGTTCTACCAGGACAAACTGCGCGAGCATCGACAAGGCTGCAAAAACGCGCAGGACCAAGCTGCGAAACccaacaacgacgacgccaagcagctggaACAAGACGAAGCGCGCTCGGATCGAACAGAGACGAAAGCGGACGCCGTCGTACTCGCCAACACGCTCGCGGACCAAGAACAGGAAAAGCAACGGTACAAAGTGCCGCCTACAGGCAAGATGCCGCGTCGGCTGATATGGAGCGCGTCACTAGAGCGAAAACAGCTGGCGGATCGCAAGGCGGCCGACGAAAGGTTGGGCTCCACCAACGCTCTCACTCTCGGTATTGGCATGTCGAGCGGCGGCGCTGCGCGAACGGCTGGTGTGCCAGCTTCGACCACCAAGAAAGACTCAAAGTTGACCAAAAAGAACGCCATCACTGCTTGA
- a CDS encoding uncharacterized protein (related to PXR1 - essential protein involved in rRNA and snoRNA maturation) — protein sequence MGLSGPKQKQRLVGSASTRNTAWLNDAAAPGQRMLAQMGWSAGQSLGLTMPGLTENLKVAYKMDNKGIGAQRHEREARANGKDIWVGGGGDLGSLFERLNAANAASSSPSAVASTSSSAAGSDDESGKKSKKTKKEKKDKKDKKDKKDKKDKKDKKDKKDRSKDESSKKKRKLDDSDDASREQSKKSKRALEKQKAEAVAAVASADATLANDMEAVDEIKKDVMQARPVRLAHRAKFLRAKRMVSASDLASVNEILGIASTPSSSAAGTPKPTSGTSTPTTTVPKTYPGPGGSEIPLMDVERRLQAEQNIKADVDPPEDKEFKKKKDKKDKKQEKGAKKSKKESPDEHPNDSDDKSASLAAEEKEKSTQIGTNSQGLFVFEYLNRRLMIRKAQIVKQRKAEQEAIFARAARVGV from the coding sequence ATGGGCCTGTCAGGACCGAAACAGAAGCAGCGTCTCGTGGGCTCTGCCAGCACGCGCAACACGGCCTGGCTCAACGATGCGGCAGCACCGGGACAGCGCATGCTCGCACAAATGGGCTGGTCGGCAGGCCAAAGTCTCGGCCTTACCATGCCTGGTCTCACCGAGAATCTCAAAGTAGCGTACAAAATGGACAACAAGGGTATTGGTGCTCAGCGACACGAACGCGAAGCGAGAGCAAACGGCAAAGACATCTGGGTCGGGGGTGGTGGCGATCTGGGTAGCTTGTTCGAGCGTCTCAACGCTGCTAATGCCGCCTCTTCATCGCCTTCGGCAGTAGCTTCAacatcctcttccgccgctGGTAGTGACGATGAATCTGGCAAGAAGTCAAAGAAGACcaaaaaggaaaagaaggacaagaaggacaagaaggacaagaaagACAAGAAAGACAAGAAAGACAAGAAAGACAAGAAAGATCGCTCGAAAGATGAAAGttccaagaagaagcggaagctcgacgactcAGACGACGCATCGAGAGAacagagcaagaagagcaagcgagcaCTGGAGAAGCAGAAAGCCGAagccgttgctgctgtaGCAAGTGCAGATGCGACATTGGCGAACGACATGGAGGCAGTCGACGAAATCAAGAAGGACGTCATGCAGGCTCGACCCGTCAGACTGGCGCATCGAGCCAAGTTTCTTCGTGCCAAGCGCATGGTTTCGGCAAGCGATCTTGCGAGCGTCAATGAGATTTTGGGGATTGCATCGACCccctcttcttctgcaGCTGGCACGCCAAAACCTACATCAGGAACGTCAACTCCAACGACCACAGTGCCTAAGACCTATCCAGGGCCTGGTGGTAGCGAGATCCCATTAATGGATGTTGAGCGCCGCTTGCAAGCGGAACAAAACATAAAGGCTGATGTCGACCCGCCCGAGGACAAGGAGttcaagaaaaagaaggacaagaaggacaagaagcaggAGAAGGgagccaagaagagcaagaaggaATCGCCTGACGAACACCCCAACGACAGCGATGACAAGTCTGCTTCTTTGGCGGCTgaggaaaaggaaaaaTCGACGCAGATCGGAACCAACTCACAAGGATTGTTCGTCTTTGAGTATCTCAACCGTCGTCTTATGATCCGAAAGGCGCAGATCGTCAAGCAAAGGAAGGCGGAACAAGAGGCTATCTTTGCACGAGCGGCTCGCGTGGGCGTTTGA
- a CDS encoding uncharacterized protein (related to NADPH-dependent beta- ketoacyl reductase), with protein MSGAPTTPLSHFQVPNLFDVSQLTCVITGGSSGLGLYAAHALALNGALVYILGRRKEQLDATVARFHRLVPDSAARRDADLIAVQADITSKESLSMARQVITSDLATRDKHGIQLLICNAGIGGRLLESYGRPPEPCKQDKQDKQKEFLDIVDELWSFSETEISSILNTNVTGTYLSALTFLPLLRQGSTPAYASQTIVISSNAAWAKLPILNPIYNISKTAVSQLGQMLSTMFADHALRTNIIEPGLYPSHLTSSEPSNHITGHATLSHTNGADIPLGRCGNPNEHAASVLYLASRNTAFANGCTIRVDGGALQKLPASD; from the coding sequence ATGAGCGGCGCTCCAACGACGCCGCTGTCGCACTTTCAAGTGCCAAACCTGTTCGACGTGAGTCAACTCACGTGCGTCATCACCGGTGGATCTTCGGGGCTTGGTTTGTACGCGGCGCATGCGCTTGCGTTGAACGGTGCACTTGTCTACATTCTCGGACGACGCaaagagcagctcgacgccacaGTTGCACGATTCCATAGGCTTGTTCCGGACAGTGCGGCTCGTCGCGATGCAGATCTAATCGCAGTGCAAGCAGACATTACCTCTAAAGAGTCGCTTTCGATGGCGCGACAGGTGATCACTTCGGACCTCGCCACTCGCGACAAACACGGGAtccagctgctcatctGCAACGCCGGTATCGGAGGTCGGTTGCTTGAATCGTACGGTCGCCCTCCTGAGCCGTGCAAGCAGGACAAGCAGGACAAGCAGAAAGAATTCCTCGATATCGTAGACGAGCTCTGGTCTTTCTCGGAAACCGAGATTTCGTCGATCCTCAACACCAACGTTACCGGAACCTACTTGAGCGCACTGACGTTTCTGCCGCTGCTCCGACAAGGGTCTACGCCAGCCTATGCATCGCAGACGATCGTGATCTCTTCGAACGCGGCATGGGCCAAACTGCCCATCCTGAATCCCATCTACAACATTTCAAAAACCGCCGTCTCGCAGCTCGGCCAGATGCTCTCGACCATGTTCGCAGACCACGCGCTGCGCACCAACATCATCGAACCAGGACTCTACCCTAGCCATCTCACCAGCTCGGAACCAAGCAACCACATCACAGGTCATGCTACACTCTCTCACACCAACGGTGCCGATATCCCCCTAGGCAGATGTGGCAACCCCAACGAACATGCCGCCTCAGTGCTCTATCTCGCTAGCAGGAACACCGCCTTCGCTAACGGTTGCACCATCAGAGTCGATGGAGGCGCGTTGCAGAAGCTCCCCGCCTCGGATTAA
- a CDS encoding putative 1,4-alpha-glucan branching enzyme, with product MAAATTSAAAQAPAPIDYSKATDGTGVIALDPWLEPFAPALRERYGVYADWVKRINASEGGLEAFSRSYRKMGFQIDPTTQAVTYTEWAPNAVQASLVGDFNNWSRDAHPMSKDDFGKWHITIPPLAKGQCAIPHDSKIKVSFVLPSGERIERLPAWILRVTQDLNVSPVYDARFWNPAKQDRYTMRFPKPPKPDNIKVYEAHVGIATPEARVGQFKEFTKNVLPRIKELGYNTIQLMAIQEHAYYASFGYQVTNFFAASSRYGNPEDLKELIDVAHSLGITVLLDIVHSHACKNVLDGLNMFDGTDHLYFHEGGKGRHELWDSRLFNYGHHEVLRFLLSNCLFWMEEYGFDGFRFDGVTSMLYTHHGIGTGFSGGYHEYFGPSVDVEAVVYLMLANQMIHEYNPKAITIAEDVSGMPALCRPVSEGGVGFDYRLSMAVPDMWIKLLKETSDEDWDFGNICFTLTNRRHLEKSIAYAESHDQALVGDKTLAFWLMDKEMYTNMSDLTERTQVIDRGLALHKMIRLITHALGGEGYLNFIGNEFGHPEWLDFPREGNGNSFHYARRQFNLVDDQLLRYKYLYAFDAAMNKAEEKYKWLAAPQAYISLKHDSDRVVAFERAGLLFVFNWHADKSYTDYRIGVDVPGKYRVLLDTDQASLGGHARLDHATEYFSTDMAWNGRSNFVQLYLPSRSAIVLYRAG from the coding sequence ATGGCAGCTGCTACCACATCCGCTGCGGCCCAAGCGCCTGCACCCATCGATTATTCCAAGGCCACCGATGGCACTGGCGTCATTGCGCTTGATCCATGGTTGGAGCCCTTCGCACCTGCTCTGCGCGAGCGATATGGCGTCTACGCGGACTGGGTCAAGAGGATCAACGCTTCCGAAGGCGGCCTTGAAGCCTTCTCGCGCTCCTACCGCAAGATGGGCTTCCAGATCGACCCCACCACGCAAGCCGTCACCTACACCGAATGGGCACCCAACGCAGTGCAAGCTTCGCTTGTCGGCGACTTCAACAACTGGTCTCGCGATGCACACCCGATGTCCAAGGACGACTTTGGAAAGTGGCACATCACCATTCCACCGTTGGCAAAGGGGCAGTGCGCCATCCCGCACGACTCCAAGATCAAGGTCTCGTTCGTACTACCCTCGGGTGAACGCATCGAGCGTCTGCCTGCATGGATCCTGCGAGTGACGCAGGACCTCAATGTTTCGCCTGTCTACGATGCTCGTTTCTGGAATCCTGCCAAGCAAGATCGCTACACGATGCGCTTCCCCAAACCACCCAAGCCGGACAACATTAAAGTGTACGAAGCGCACGTTGGCATCGCTACTCCCGAAGCGCGAGTGGGTCAGTTCAAAGAGTTTACCAAAAACGTGCTGCCACGCATCAAGGAGCTCGGCTACAACACGATCCAGCTCATGGCGATTCAGGAGCACGCCTACTACGCGTCATTCGGGTACCAGGTCACCAACTTTTTCGCTGCCAGCAGCCGGTATGGCAACCCGGAAGACCTCAAGGAATTGATCGACGTAGCGCACTCGCTCGGTATCACAGTtctgctcgacattgtgCACTCGCACGCGTGCAAAAATGTGCTCGACGGTCTCAACATGTTCGACGGTACCGACCACCTCTACTTCCACGAAGGCGGCAAGGGACGCCACGAACTTTGGGACTCGCGCCTGTTCAACTATGGTCACCACGAGGTGCTGCGCTTCCTGCTGAGTAACTGCCTCTTCTGGATGGAGGAGTACGGCTTTGACGGTTTCAGGTTTGACGGCGTCACCTCGATGCTGTATACGCATCACGGGATCGGCACGGGATTCAGCGGTGGCTACCACGAATATTTTGGACCTTCGGTTGACGTAGAGGCGGTCGTCTATCTGATGCTCGCCAACCAGATGATTCACGAGTACAACCCGAAAGCGATCACAATCGCTGAGGACGTTTCGGGGATGCCTGCACTGTGCCGACCTGTCTCGGAAGGCGGTGTGGGTTTTGACTATCGCCTGTCGATGGCTGTGCCGGACATGTggatcaagctgctcaaggaaACGTCGGACGAAGACTGGGATTTCGGCAACATCTGCTTCACGCTCACCAATCGACGACATTTGGAAAAGTCGATCGCATACGCTGAATCGCACGACCAGGCGCTCGTGGGGGACAAAACGTTGGCGTTTTGGTTGATGGACAAGGAGATGTATACCAACATGTCAGACCTCACCGAACGCACGCAGGTGATTGATCGCGGCTTGGCGTTGCACAAGATGATTCGTCTGATCACGCATGCGCTCGGCGGCGAGGGGTATCTCAACTTTATCGGCAACGAATTTGGACATCCGGAATGGCTTGATTTTCCTCGCGAGGGCAATGGCAACTCGTTCCACTACGCACGTCGTCAATTCAACCTGGTCGACGACCAGCTGCTCCGGTACAAGTACCTGTACGCGTTTGACGCTGCCATGAACAAGGCGGAGGAAAAATACAAGTGGCTTGCCGCTCCTCAAGCGTACATATCCTTGAAGCACGACTCGGATCGCGTTGTTGCGTTTGAACGTGCCGGTCTGCTGTTTGTCTTTAACTGGCATGCCGATAAGTCGTACACTGATTATCGCATCGGTGTCGACGTGCCCGGCAAGTATAGGGTGCTCCTCGATACCGACCAGGCCAGCTTGGGCGGCCACGCGAGGCTCGACCATGCCACCGAGTACTTCTCTACCGACATGGCGTGGAATGGCAGGAGCAATTTCGTGCAGTTGTACCTACCTAGCAGAAGTGCCATTGTCCTCTACAGGGCCGGTTGA